Proteins co-encoded in one Callospermophilus lateralis isolate mCalLat2 chromosome 2, mCalLat2.hap1, whole genome shotgun sequence genomic window:
- the LOC143390409 gene encoding olfactory receptor 4S2-like, which translates to MEKIDNVTVFIFRGLFQNREVQEVSFVVFSFFYTVILLGNLVIMLTIFMGNLLKTPMYFFLNSLSFVDICFSSVTAPKMIVDLLAENKTISFEGCMLQVFGVHFFGGTEIFILIVMAYDRYVAICKPLHYMTIVDRERCSKILLGTWVSGFFHSIIQLALVVHLTFCGPNEIDHYFCDVRPILKLACTDTYIVGAIVTANSGTITLGSFVVLLISYSVILVSLRKQSAEGRRKALSTCGAHIAVVIIFFGPCVFTYMRPNVTFSEDKMVAVFYTIITPMLNPMIYTLRNSEVKNAMKKLWGRMCFGPVGNSWE; encoded by the coding sequence ATGGAAAAAATAGACAATGTAACGGTATTCATTTTCCGGGGACTTTTTCAGAACCGAGAAGTTCAAGAAGTCTCTTTTGTGGTGTTCTCATTCTTCTACACAGTCATTCTTCTGGGAAACCTGGTCATCATGCTGACCATTTTCATGGGGAATCTTTTGAAAACACCTATGTATTTCTTCCTTAACTCCTTGTCATTTGTGGACATTTGTTTTTCTTCAGTCACCGCACCCAAAATGATTGTTGACCTGTTAGCAGAGAACAAAACTATCTCTTTTGAGGGGTGCATGCTGCAAGTTTTTGGGGTGCATTTCTTTGGTGGTACTGAGATCTTTATCCTCATAGTAATGGCTTATGATCGTTATGTGGCCATCTGCAAACCCCTGCACTATATGACCATCGTGGACAGGGAGAGATGCAGTAAAATATTGTTAGGGACCTGGGTAAGTGGATTCTTCCATTCTATTATCCAATTGGCTCTAGTAGTCCACCTAACCTTTTGTGGACCCAATGAGATTGATCACTACTTTTGTGATGTCCGTCCTATACTCAAACTTGCCTGCACAGACACCTACATTGTCGGTGCCATTGTGACAGCCAACAGTGGTACCATCACTCTGGGGAGTTTTGTAGTTTTACTCATTTCCTACAGTGTCATTCTGGTGTCTCTGAGAAAGCAGTCAGCAGAAGGAAGGCGCAAAGCTCTGTCCACCTGTGGTGCCCACATAGCGGTGGTCATCATCTTTTTTGGTCCTTGTGTGTTCACATACATGCGCCCCAATGTTACCTTCTCAGAGGATAAGATGGTGGCTGTATTTTACACCATTATCACTCCCATGCTAAATCCTATGATTTATACACTAAGAAATTCAGAAGTAAAAAATGCTATGAAGAAGCTGTGGGGAAGAATGTGTTTTGGACCAGTGGGAAATAGTTGGGAGTAA
- the LOC143390408 gene encoding olfactory receptor 4S2-like, producing MEKINNVTEFIFWGLSQNPEVEEVCFVVFLFFYAVILLGNLIIMLTVFMGNLLKSPMYFFLNSLSFVDICFSSATAPKTIVDLLAKNKTISYEGCILQLFGVHFFGSTEIFILIVMAYDRYVAICKPLHYMTIMDREKCNKMLLGTWVSGFIHTVIPISLVVQLPFCGPNEIDHYFCDVRPLLKLACTDTHIIGGVVTANTGTLTLGSFVILLISYTVILVSLRKQSAEGRRKALSTCGAHITVVFIFFGPCIFTYMRPDVTFTEDKTVAVFYTIITPMLNPMIYTLRNAEVKNAMKKIWVKKVFWIANNKNWK from the coding sequence atggaaaaaataaataatgtaactgaatttattttctggGGCCTCTCTCAGAATCCAGAGGTTGAAGAAGTCTGCTTTGTGGTGTTCTTATTCTTTTACGCAGTTATTCTTCTGGGAAACCTCATCATCATGCTGACTGTTTTCATGGGGAATCTTCTGAAGTCTCCCATGTATTTCTTCCTCAACTCCTTGTCATTTGTGGACATTTGTTTCTCTTCAGCTACAGCACCCAAGACAATTGTTGACCTTTTAGCAAAGAACAAAACTATCTCATATGAGGGGTGCATATTGCAACTCTTTGGGGTGCATTTCTTTGGAAGCACTGAGATCTTCATTCTTATAGTAATGGCCTATGATCGTTATGTGGCCATCTGTAAACCCCTGCACTATATGACCATCATGGACAGGGAGAAGTGCAATAAAATGCTCCTGGGGACCTGGGTAAGTGGGTTCATCCACACTGTTATCCCCATATCTCTAGTAGTTCAGCTACCCTTCTGTGGACCCAATGAGATTGATCACTACTTCTGTGATGTCCGCCCTTTGCTCAAACTTGCCTGCACAGACACACATATTATCGGTGGTGTTGTGACAGCTAACACTGGTACTCTCACTTTGGGGAGCTTTGTGATCTTGCTCATCTCCTATACTGTCATTCtggtgtctctgagaaaacagtcAGCAGAAGGAAGACGCAAAGCTCTGTCCACCTGTGGAGCTCACATCACGGTGGTCTTCATATTTTTTGGTCCCTGTATTTTCACATACATGCGCCCTGATGTTACATTTACAGAGGATAAGACGGTGGCTGTATTTTACACCATTATCACTCCCATGCTAAATCCCATGATTTACACACTGAGAAATGCAGAAGTAAAGAATGCAATGAAAAAAATATGGGTTAAGAAGGTTTTCTGGATTGCcaacaacaaaaattggaaataa
- the LOC143391685 gene encoding olfactory receptor 4P4-like, translating to MEKSNNLTVFILLGLSHNKNIEVLCFVLLLLCYLAIWMGNVLVMVSITCSQLISQPMYFFLNYLSLSDLCYTSTVTPKLMTDLLAEQKIISYNNCMAQLFTTHLFGGIEIFILMGMAYDRYVAICKPLHYAAIMSRQRCNTIILACCAGGFAHSASQFLLTIFLPFCGPNEIDHYFCDVYPLLKLACSNTHTIGLLVIANSGLIALVTFGVLMLSYFFILYTLRGCSREGRSKALSTCSAHITVVVLFFAPALFIYIRPATTFPEDKVFALFYTIIAPMFNPLIYTLRNTEMKDALRKVWCH from the coding sequence ATGGAAAAAAGTAATAATCTCACTGTATTCATTCTCCTGGGACTTTCCCACAATAAGAACATAGAAGTCCTCTGCTTTGTATTATTGTTACTTTGCTACCTTGCTATTTGGATGGGAAATGTGCTTGTAATGGTTTCTATCACATGCTCGCAGCTCATCAGCCAGCCCATGTATTTCTTCCTCAATTACCTCTCGCTCTCTGACCTTTGCTACACGTCCACAGTGACCCCTAAATTAATGACCGACTTACTGGCTGAACAGAAGATCATTTCCTATAATAACTGCATGGCACAGCTGTTTACCACCCATTTATTTGGAGGCATCGAGATCTTCATCCTCATGGggatggcctatgaccgctatgtggccatctgcaagcCCCTGCATTATGCTGCCATCATGAGCAGACAGAGGTGCAACACGATCATCCTGGCGTGCTGTGCTGGGGGATTTGCACACTCTGCCAGTCAGTTTCTTCTTACCATCTTCTTACCCTTCTGTGGCCCCAATGAGATAGATCATTACTTCTGTGATGTGTATCCTTTGCTGAAATTGGCCTGTTCTAATACACACACAATAGGTCTCTTAGTCATTGCTAACTCGGGGTTAATTGCACTGGTGACTTTTGGTGTCTTGATGTTGTCTTACTTTTTTATATTGTACACCCTAAGGGGATGCTCCAGGGAGGGCCGCAGCAAAGCTCTTTCCACGTGCAGTGCCCACATCACTGTCGTGGTCCTTTTTTTTGCACCCGCTTTATTCATCTACATCAGGCCAGCCACGACATTCCCAGAAGACAAAGTGTttgctcttttctacaccatcatCGCTCCCATGTTCAACCCTCTGATCTACACGCTGAGAAACACGGAGATGAAGGATGCTCTGAGGAAAGTTTGGTGTCATTGA
- the LOC143391684 gene encoding olfactory receptor 4S2-like, which translates to MASWTHPMEKINNVTEFIFWGLSQNPEVEEVCFVLFSFFYAVILLGNLLIMLTVCMGNLLKSPMYFFLNFLSFVDICYSSITAPKMIVDLLAKNKTISYVGCILQLFGVHFFGCTEIFILTVMAYDRYVAICKPLHYMTIMDRERCNKMLLGTWIGGFIHSIIQVALVVQLPFCGPNEIDHYFCDVHPVLKLACTDTYIVGVVVTANSGTIALGSFVILLISYSVILVSLRKQSAEGRHKALSTCGSHIAVVIIFFGPCTFMYMRPDTTFSEDKMVAVFYTIITPMLNPLIYTLRNAEVKNAMKKLWGKKLVWTNSK; encoded by the coding sequence ATGGCCTCATGGACTCATCCcatggaaaaaataaacaatgtaACTGAATTCATCTTCTGGGGCCTTTCCCAGAACCCAGAAGTTGAGGAAGTCTGCTTTGTACTGTTCTCATTCTTCTATGCAGTCATCCTTCTGGGAAACCTCCTCATCATGCTGACAGTTTGCATGGGCAACCTGCTCAAGTCTCCTATGTATTTCTTTCTCAACTTTTTATCTTTTGTAGACATTTGTTATTCTTCCATCACTGCTCCCAAGATGATTGTTGACCTGTTAGCAAAGAACAAAACTATCTCTTATGTGGGGTGCATATTGCAACTCTTTGGAGTGCATTTCTTTGGTTGTACTGAGATCTTCATCCTTACTGTAATGGCCTATGATCGTTATGTGGCCATCTGCAAACCCCTGCACTATATGACCATCATGGACAGGGAGAGGTGCAATAAAATGTTGCTGGGGACATGGATAGGTGGGTTCATACACTCCATTATCCAAGTGGCTCTGGTTGTCCAATTACCCTTTTGTGGACCCAATGAGATTGATCACTACTTCTGTGATGTCCACCCTGTGCTCAAACTTGCCTGCACAGACACCTATATTGTTGGTGTTGTTGTGACAGCCAACAGCGGTACCATTGCTCTGGGGAGCTTTGTAATCTTGCTCATCTCCTACAGTGTTATTCTGGTGTCTCTGAGGAAGCAGTCCGCAGAAGGAAGACACAAAGCTCTGTCCACCTGTGGCTCCCACATTGCAGTGGTCATCATCTTTTTCGGTCCCTGTACTTTTATGTACATGAGGCCTGACACTACCTTCTCAGAGGATAAGATGGTGGCTGTATTTTACACCATTATCACTCCCATGTTGAATCCTCTAATTTACACACTGAGAAATGCAGAAGTAAAAAATGCTATGAAGAAACTGTGGGGCAAGAAGTTGGTTTGGACCAATAGCAAATAG